Proteins encoded by one window of Panicum virgatum strain AP13 chromosome 7N, P.virgatum_v5, whole genome shotgun sequence:
- the LOC120681334 gene encoding BTB/POZ and MATH domain-containing protein 2-like, giving the protein MNPHQRVTASDARRQSKTSSRCVAESATVTHDFEVAGYSRLKALGAGQYVSSGTFSAGGHDWAIRVYPKQHGNVIYDFKPPLFYAGASLQLRDAAAGGAAGTAEVTARFTLSLLQKDGRVSPMARRAMTAAFGAPPRDSHGFHQLLADATSLRKWRCLHNDVLTIRCVLTVVRTSDPVPQPELAGHLGSLLATGMGADVTFDVGGRAFPAHRVLLAARSPVFRAELFGHMMEKDARRIRIAGVRPEIFELLLHFIYTDSLPGDGEGCDAATVQRLLVAADRYGIDRLKHICEGKLRASVDEKTVARMLALAERHNCPRLRDACLAIQVSIAS; this is encoded by the coding sequence ATGAACCCGCACCAACGTGTCACGGccagcgacgcgcgccgccagTCCAAGACCTCGTCGCGGTGCGTGGCGGAGAGCGCGACCGTGACGCACGACTTCGAGGTGGCCGGCTACTCGCGGCTCAAGGCCCTGGGCGCCGGCCAGTACGTCAGCTCCGGCACCTTCAGCGCCGGCGGCCACGACTGGGCCATCAGGGTCTACCCGAAGCAGCACGGCAACGTGATCTACGATTTCAAGCCGCCCCTCTTCTACGCCGGGGCGTCCCTGCagctccgcgacgccgccgccggcggcgcggcggggacggcggagGTGACGGCCAGGTTCACCCTGAGCCTGCTGCAGAAGGACGGCCGCGTGTCGCCGATGGCGAGGCGGGCCATGACGGCGGCCttcggcgcgccgccgcgggacagCCACGGCTTCCACCAGCTGCTGGCCGACGCGACCAGCCTCCGGAAGTGGCGGTGCCTCCACAACGACGTGCTCACGATCCGGTGCGTCCTCACCGTCGTCCGCACCTCGGACCCGGTCCCGCAGCCGGAGCTGGCCGGGCACCTCGGGAGCCTGCTCGCGACGGGGATGGGCGCGGACGTCACCTTCGACGTCGGCGGCCGTGCGTTCCCGGCGCACAGGGTCCTGCTGGCCGCGCGGTCCCCGGTGTTCCGCGCGGAGCTCTTCGGGCACATGATGGAGAAGGACGCGCGGCGCATCAggatcgccggcgtgcggccggAGATCTTCGAGCTGCTGCTCCACTTCATCTACACGGACTCCCTgccgggcgacggcgagggctgTGACGCCGCGACGGTGCAGCGCCTGCTCGTGGCGGCGGATCGGTACGGGATCGACAGGCTGAAGCACATCTGCGAGGGGAAGCTGCGTGCTAGCGTCGACGAGAAGACGGTGGCGAGAATGCTGGCTCTAGCGGAGCGACACAACTGCCCGAGGCTCAGAGATGCTTGCCTCGCAATCCAAGTGTCCATTGCTAGCTAG